GATATAGAAAAGAGACTTGAGAGAATGAAAAAGAACGCTCTGCTTGCAAAAGAAGCAATGGAGCAGATAAACACCGTAGGCGAATCATCAAAAGAGATAGGCCAGATTGTTGGCGTAATCAACGAGATTGCAGACCAGACAAACCTGCTTGCTCTAAATGCAGCCATTGAAGCAGCGCGCGCTGGAGAAGCTGGCCGTGGCTTTGCCGTTGTTGCAGATGAAGTAAGAAAACTTGCAGAAAAAACACAGAGTGCAACAGAAGAAATCAGAGCAATGATAACAAAGATTCAAAATGACACAAAAACAGCAGTTGAAAAGACTCGCCAAGCAAGTGAGATGATTTTAGAAGAAGAGAAAAAGGCAGAAGAAGATAAAAAGAACATTGAAGAAATTGTTGAGAAAACAAACAGGGTTGTTGAAGAAATTAACTCAACTTCTGCCGCAACAGAAGAGCTATCAAGCACATTCTCAGAGATGGATATGCAGATAAAAGATATTGCTCAAGCAGCAGAAGAAAACATAAAAGCTGTCGAAGAAGTATCAAGGGCAGCAGAAGAGCTAAACAGAATTACAGTCCAAGTGGAAAACATGGTAAACAGATTCAAAGTCTAAAAAACAACCCAAAAGCAGCTAAAGGGAGCTTAAAGCTCCCTTTTTTTATTTACAAATTTTTTTGGTTGACCAGAAGAAAGTATATTGGTAAAAATCTCCAAAACAGGAAGGGAGGGAAGAGATGAAGAGAACTTTCCTATTCGTTTTAATCTTGGCTCTTCTGATGTCTATGCAGTTGCCCAACAGTCTTGCTAAAGAAAATGGCAAGATAAAGGTAGCGTTTCTCTACATTGGTCCACATAATGATGGTGGTTGGAGCCAGGCCCATGATGAAGGCAGGCAGTATCTACAAAAACATCTACCTTATGTAATCACATCATATTCAGAGAATGTGCCCGAAGGTGCACCTTGTGAGAAAGTCATTAGAGACTACATTCACAAAGGATACAAGGTCATTTTTGGAACGAGTTTTGGCTTTATGAACTCCATGTATAATGTCGCAAAGGATTATCCAAATGTCATATTTGAACACTGTTCTGGATACAAAATAAGAAAGAATATGGGAACATATTTCGGTAGAATGTACCAGGTCGATTATTTAGCTGGTTTAGTTGCCGGAATGATGACAAAGTCAAATTATATAGGATTTGTAGCTCCATTTCCTATTCCTGAAGTCGTAAGAGAAATAGATGCATTTACAATTGGTGCGAGAGAAGTCAATCCAAAAGCAAAAGTTCACGTAATTTGGACAAACTCCTGGTTTAACCCAGTAAAAGAGAGAAGCGCAGCAGAAACTTTTATAGCAAATGGTGCAGATATTATAGCAAGTGGCTGCGATTCACCAGCTTCAATTGAAGCAGCCAAAAAGGCAGGCATATACGCCATAGCATACGATAGGGATATTCATGACAAATTCCCAAAGACAGTTTTGACATCAAGAGCGTGGAATTGGGGAGTTTTTTATGTGAAAGTCTTAAAAGAAGTAAAGAATGGCACATGGAAAGCAACCCGATATTGGGGTGGTATAGAAACGGGTATAGTAAAACTTGGCAAATTCGGAGATACAGTGCCTGAAAAGGTCAAAAAGTATGTTCTAAAAAGAGAGCAAGAGTTAAAAGAAGGCAAATTTAAGGTATTTGCAGGCCCAATCTATGACCAGCATGGAAAACTAATGGTTAAAAAAGGCCAAGAGCTACCGGATAAAGAAAAACTCTCACTCCAATGGTTCGTTGAAGGTGTTGTTGGCTCTATTCCGCATTAAAAATGCCAACCCAAATCAGGGAGACTGGGAAAAAATCTCGGTCTCCCTTTTAATTTTCTTATGGAAGAAATTGTTTTAGAAACTAAAAACATAACAAAAGAGTTCCCAGAAACTATAGCCAACAAAAACATAAGTTTTACATTAAAAAAGGGTGAAGTGCACGCTTTGCTTGGCGAAAACGGAGCGGGAAAAACAACACTTATGAATATACTCTATGGCATATACATGCCTACATCAGGCGATATATTTATAAACGGTAAAAAAGTTCTGATAAAATCTCCATCAGATGCTATATCGCTTGGTATAGGCATGATTCACCAACATTTTATGCTGGTTGATACATTGACCGTTCTCGAAAATATTGTGCTTGGATTGAAAGAGTATGGTATAGTAATAAATAGAAAGGCTGCAGAAAAAAAGCTAAAAGAGATAGAGAAGCTCTACTCACTAAAGGTAAATCCTTACGAAAAGATATGGCAGATAAGCGTTGGTCAACAGCAGAAGGTTGAAATAATAAAAGTCTTATTCAGAGGGGCAAACATACTAATTCTTGATGAGCCGACAGCCGTTCTAAGGCCGCAGGAGACAGAAAGTCTGTTCAAAATTATTGAAAAAATGAAAGAAAACGGCAAGTCTATTATATTTATTACACACAAGTTAGACGAAGTAATGAGAGTCGCAGATAGAATATCGGTTTTAAGAAAAGGTGAACTTATAAAAACATTCTCAAAAAATGAAACAGATAAAAAAACACTTGCAAAATTCATGATGGGAGAATCACCAATAGAGATACTCAAAAAGGATAAAACAGCATCGGATGAGATAATACTGAAGGTTGAGAATTTAGAAGCAGAAAGTGATAAGGGAACAAAAGCCCTAAATAGCGTAAGTTTTGAATTAAAAAAAGGTGAAATATTAGGAATAGCCGGAGTATCCGGCAACGGCCAAAAGGAGCTTGTCCAAACAATAGCAGGGCTTAGAAGAGCAACCAAGGGTAAGATAATATTTGACGGTGTCGATATAACAAACAAAACACCAAAGTTTATAACGAAACAGGGAATTAATTATGTCCCTGCCGATAGACTCGCAATGGGTGTTGCACCAAATTTATCAAGCATAGATAATGCTATCCTAAGGAGATACGACAGATATCCACTTTCAAAAAACGGCATAATGAATTATAAAGAAGCTTTAAGATTCACCAGAGAGATAGTTAACTCTTACAATGTAAAGTTAGACAATCCCTTCTCTCCTATAAAACTCCTATCAGGCGGCAATATGCAAAAGTTAATATTAGCCAGAGAACTCCTTGAAAATCCAAAACTCCTTATAGCTTCGTATCCTACTCGTGGACTTGACCTTGCATCAACGCAATTCTTCAGACAAAAACTCATAGAGATAACAAAAAAGGGCAAATCTGTAATACTCGTATCGGAAGATTTAGAAGAGATATTGACGCTATCTGACAGAATAGCTGTCATACATGCAGGCAAGATTATGGGAATTCTAAATAGAGACGAAGCAACAATAAACAAAATCGGACTCATGATGGCAGGAGAAACACTCGATGCTATACTTTGAAAAGAGACCTTCTGTGCCACTCTATTTAAAAATACTCATGCCCATAATATCACTCGCTATCGGACTTATCATAGGAGCTATAGCCATTTACATAACTGGCGTTGATGCAATGGAAGTATATAAACAGTTATTCCTAAACGCCTTTGGCAGCTGGTATGCATTCTCAGAAACCATTGTCGCTGCAACGCCATTAATACTCATAACGGCTGGATTGATACTTGTCTTCAAGATGAACATCTGGAATATCGGTGCATACGGTCAATACATTATGGGCGCTATTTTTGGCTCTTATTTTGCTCTCTTTATGTCTGCAGGTTTGAGTAAACCAGTTATGCTCTCTTTAATGGTTATAGCAAGTATGGTTGGTGGTGCGATATGGGCATTAATACCGACACTCTTAAGAATATTTTGGGAAGTCAATGAAGTTATAACAACACTGCTTCTAAACTACATAGCGCTTTATATTTTAAAATTTCTCATGTATGGACCTTGGAAAAATCCTACAAGCTATGGATTTCCACTATCCAAGACATTTCCACAAACAGCTCAATTGCCTATAATCTTTGAAGGCACAAGGATAACCATTGGCATAATATTTGCACTCATAGCTGTATTTATCGTCTGGTTTCTTCTTAAAAAAACACGTTTTGGGTATGAAGTTAAAGTCATTGGAGACAATCCCTTAGCTGCAAGATACGCAGGTATAAATGTCAATAGAAACATAATGATAAGCATGGCTATAAGCGGCGCTTTAGCCGGCCTTGCAGGGATAGTTGAAGTCTCTGGTATTATTCACTTCCTTCAAGTTAAAATAAGCGCAGATTATGGATATACTTCAATAATAGTTGCATGGATAGCCTATCTCGACCCAATCCTAACAATTATAGCATCCCTGTTATTTGGCGGTCTTTCAAGCGGCGGATACTCCATTCAAATCTCAATGAGAGTATCATACGGCATAGTCGGGCTAATAGAGAGTATAACGCTGTTTAGCCTTGTTGGTGCTCAAATATTTTTACATTACAGGATAAGGTGGAAAAAGTATGGCACATGATATATACACGACACTATTTGCAAATACAGTAAAAGCAGGCACGATACTTCTATTTCCAACATTGGGAGAGATATTCGCAGAAAGGTCTGGCATATTAAACTTAGGTGTTGAAGGCATGATGCTAATCGGTGCCTTTTTTGGTTTCATAGCAGCACACTCAACGGGTAATCCCTACATAGGTTTCATCGTTGGAACAGTGGCAGGTGGTATTTCAGCCTTAATTCATGCATTTATCTCTATAACCCTGCGCGGTAATCAGATAGTTAGTGGACTTGCTTTAACAATTTTCGGCTCTGGATTTACAACATTTTATGGCCAAAAGTGGATAAACATGTCTATAAACAACACAATCCCACAGGTGAGCATACCAATTTTATCAAATATCCCATTTATAGGGCCCATATTTTTCAAACAAGATTTAATCGTGTATTTATCGTATTTGTTGGTGTTCGTTATGTGGTTTATACTCTATAAAACAAGTATAGGATTAAACCTAAGGGCTGTTGGAGAGAACGCAAAGGCATCAAACGCTATGGGAATAAGTGTTTATAAGGTTAGATACACATGGACATTTTTTGGTGGTCTGCTTGCTGGTGCAGGTGGAGCTTATCTGACAACAGCCTATGCACCATTTTGGCTTGACGGCATAACAGCAGGAAGAGGCTGGATAGCCATAGCATTAGTCATATTCGCAATGTGGGACCCAATTAAAGCCCTACTTGGAGCTTATCTATTTGGCGGTATAAACGCCCTTCAGTTTCAACTTCAAGCATCAGGCACAACAATCCCATCGGCAATTCTAAACATGCTTCCATACATCGTAACATTCATTGTCATAGTTATAAGCTCGATTATCGTTAAGACACGCCATATAAAGCCACCAAAGGAACTTGGTATCCCTTATGTAAGAGAAGAGAAATAATCAGCTCTTTAGCTTCTTGGAAGCAAGCCAGTAATAGACAAAAAGGGTTATCTCCAAACCAACACCAATCGCATCTGTTTCATAGTTCGGATAGTATGCAAGCAAACCAGCAATAAGAAACAGGCTTCTCTCAAATATATTTAGATGCTTGCCCCAATACCCTTCAAGAAAAATCGTAAAGCCAAACAGACCAAACAGACCACTTATCATAGGAATTAATGCATGCACATTAAATCCAGCAAGTAAATCAGTATAAAGAAAGAGTATTGGAATTAAAAGCAATCCTTTGGCAAGTTTAAAGCCTTCAACAGCTGTTGGAACAGGTTTTGAGCCAGCTATACCACTTGCAGCAAAGGCAGCCAAAGCTATAGGTGGCGTAACATTTGCAGTCTCTGCCAACCAGAATACAACCATATTGGCAGCTAAGATTCCCACTCCAAGCATCTTAAAAGCAGGTGCAATCAAAATGGCAAGAACAATATATGAAGCTGTAACAGGCAGACCCATACCTAAAAACAGAGCAGCCAACGCCGTAAACAGATAAAGCAAAAATATACTGTTCGAAGTCAAAGATGTTACCATTATAGACAGCGTTATTCCTAAACCGGTAAGCGTAATTATACCCACTATTATTCCTGCAACAAGCAGAAGTATGCCCGTTCCAACCATATTCCTTGTGCCGAGTATCATCGCATCTATTATCTCTTTTGGCCCCATTCTTGTTTCTTTTCTTATCCAACTTGAAACAACAACGGCAACTATACTGATAATCGCAGCATAGGTTGGCGTATATCCACTGACAAGCAAAAATACAAGAACTGCCAAAGGAATGAGAAAATGCCATCCTTTTTTAAGAACTTCTTTCACAGATGGTATATCTTCACTATCCAACGGCTTAAGGTTACTCTTTTTAGCCCTTATATGAACATTTAAAAGTACACCCAAATAATACATCAGAGCCGGAATAAATGCCTTACCTATGATTGTTGTGTAAGGAATTTGAGTCCACTGAGCCATGATAAAAGCACCTGCACCCATTATCGGCGGCATCATCTGACCACCAACACTTGCAGCCGTTTCAACGCCACCTGCAAACTCTGGTTTAAATCCTATCTTTTTCATCAAAGGTATCGTTATTGAACCTGTTCCAACAACATTTGCGACAGAACTCCCTGTTATTGAGCCCATAAGACCACTTGCCAAAACAGCAACCTTAGCAGGCCCACCAACGCTCCTTCCAAGCAGAGCCTTTGCTATATCGATGATAAAATCCCCTGCCCCACTCTTCAAAAAGAAAGCAGCAAACAGAATAAACAGATACACATAGGTTGAAGCTATCGTCGCAATATATCCAAATATACCGTCATTTGTAAAATACATGCGATAGATGTATGTTGAGTAGAATATCCCCCTAAAACTGAGCATACCGGGCGGCATCAATTTGCCCAAAAACAGGGCATAGGCAGAAAACAGAATGGCAAGCAGTGGTATTACTATACCAGCAGCCCTTCTTGAAAGTTCAATAAGTAAAACAACAGCAATACTGCCAATGATTATGTCCCTTAAGATTAGCACTTCATTCCTTGCATGTATCGTATTTTCAAAGAACACAATATACAAACCACTTACAAGAACAAGAAATGCCAAAAATGTATCAATAGGCAGCGTCTGTTTTGCTCTCTTTTTGGAGAGTGGATACAGAATAAATCCTACAAACCCAATAATTGAGAAGAATATAGCATTTTGATGAAGCTCTGAAATAACACCAAAGCTGTTATACCATAATGCAAAAACAGCTAAAAACACGCTTGCTACTTTAATAAGCAAACCTAAGAAACCCAGATTATCCGGGTTTCTTAGGCGAATGGAAGAGCCAGCTTCTGATTCTATAAGCTCAAGGTTCTCTTCTTTCTTCTTTTTTTCCATATTATTTTGCAATGAGTTTCTTTGGTATCTTCAAGCCCTTCTCTTCATAATATTTTGCAGCACCTTCAGCCAAAGGAACAGGAAGACCTTTGATAGCATTATCCAAGCTCATATAGTATGTTGCTTTATGAATATTTCTTAAGAAAGGCAGGTTTTCATAAATTGTCTTTACTATAAGATAAACATCTTCCTGTGGAATACCTTTTCTCACTGCCAAAAAGTTCGGCTGAGCTATTGTGTAAATGGGTTTATTCTGACCAGGATATGTTCCAGGCCTTATAACATACCTAAACCAAACATCGTATTTTGAATCTATCTTTTTAAGTTGCTCGTCTGTAAAATTGAGTATAGCAACTTTATCCGCACCCATTTTGGCAAATAGTCTTGTTATAGCAGCAACAGGTGGCCCTGCTGGTGTATTTGCACCGGCAATTCTACCGTTTATCATTGCATCTATGCTTGCATTATAGCCAAGATAAACAGGATAGATATCCTTGCCAACCCTTATACCCAAAGCAGAAAGAATTGTTTTTCCTGAACCTTCTGTTCCTGAACCCCTTTTTCCTATTGAGAATCTCTCATGCAAACCTTTTAAATCCATAATATTGCCAGTTTTTACATACTTCTTAAGAAGTGAGAAATGCTCAACATTTGGCCAAAGAGCTGTTACAGCATAGAAAAACCTTTGCGGTTTTCCTTTATACAAACCCTTACCGTTGTAAGCCATAGAGCCAAACAGACCTTGAAGAATAGCAAAATCTGCTTCTTTGTTCTTTAGAAGCTGAATATTTTCACCACTTCCTGCAGATGTAATTGCCGTTGCTGTTATGCCCTTCTTGGCAAGCTTAATATTTATCAATGTTGCAATGGCAACACCCACAGGATAATAAGTCCCACCTGGCGTTGCTGTGGCTATGATGTAATTACGATATTTTTTAGCGAATACTTTGTTGGGAAGCCCAAAACCAATCAAAAACGCCACCAAACTCACAAAGACCACGACTCTTTTAAACATGGTTCACCTCCATAATTTAATTTCTAACTAAAATTTTATTTAAACAGGAAAAGAAGTCAAGAAAATAAAAGAAGATTTAGTAAAAATTAAAAATTACTTACATCCTTCTTTCGCAAGTCTATCAGCAAATCTATTCTTCTCTCGTGGAACATGAGTAATAGAGAAC
This genomic stretch from Hippea alviniae EP5-r harbors:
- a CDS encoding ABC transporter permease, with protein sequence MLYFEKRPSVPLYLKILMPIISLAIGLIIGAIAIYITGVDAMEVYKQLFLNAFGSWYAFSETIVAATPLILITAGLILVFKMNIWNIGAYGQYIMGAIFGSYFALFMSAGLSKPVMLSLMVIASMVGGAIWALIPTLLRIFWEVNEVITTLLLNYIALYILKFLMYGPWKNPTSYGFPLSKTFPQTAQLPIIFEGTRITIGIIFALIAVFIVWFLLKKTRFGYEVKVIGDNPLAARYAGINVNRNIMISMAISGALAGLAGIVEVSGIIHFLQVKISADYGYTSIIVAWIAYLDPILTIIASLLFGGLSSGGYSIQISMRVSYGIVGLIESITLFSLVGAQIFLHYRIRWKKYGT
- a CDS encoding TAXI family TRAP transporter solute-binding subunit encodes the protein MFKRVVVFVSLVAFLIGFGLPNKVFAKKYRNYIIATATPGGTYYPVGVAIATLINIKLAKKGITATAITSAGSGENIQLLKNKEADFAILQGLFGSMAYNGKGLYKGKPQRFFYAVTALWPNVEHFSLLKKYVKTGNIMDLKGLHERFSIGKRGSGTEGSGKTILSALGIRVGKDIYPVYLGYNASIDAMINGRIAGANTPAGPPVAAITRLFAKMGADKVAILNFTDEQLKKIDSKYDVWFRYVIRPGTYPGQNKPIYTIAQPNFLAVRKGIPQEDVYLIVKTIYENLPFLRNIHKATYYMSLDNAIKGLPVPLAEGAAKYYEEKGLKIPKKLIAK
- a CDS encoding ABC transporter ATP-binding protein — translated: MEEIVLETKNITKEFPETIANKNISFTLKKGEVHALLGENGAGKTTLMNILYGIYMPTSGDIFINGKKVLIKSPSDAISLGIGMIHQHFMLVDTLTVLENIVLGLKEYGIVINRKAAEKKLKEIEKLYSLKVNPYEKIWQISVGQQQKVEIIKVLFRGANILILDEPTAVLRPQETESLFKIIEKMKENGKSIIFITHKLDEVMRVADRISVLRKGELIKTFSKNETDKKTLAKFMMGESPIEILKKDKTASDEIILKVENLEAESDKGTKALNSVSFELKKGEILGIAGVSGNGQKELVQTIAGLRRATKGKIIFDGVDITNKTPKFITKQGINYVPADRLAMGVAPNLSSIDNAILRRYDRYPLSKNGIMNYKEALRFTREIVNSYNVKLDNPFSPIKLLSGGNMQKLILARELLENPKLLIASYPTRGLDLASTQFFRQKLIEITKKGKSVILVSEDLEEILTLSDRIAVIHAGKIMGILNRDEATINKIGLMMAGETLDAIL
- a CDS encoding ABC transporter permease encodes the protein MAHDIYTTLFANTVKAGTILLFPTLGEIFAERSGILNLGVEGMMLIGAFFGFIAAHSTGNPYIGFIVGTVAGGISALIHAFISITLRGNQIVSGLALTIFGSGFTTFYGQKWINMSINNTIPQVSIPILSNIPFIGPIFFKQDLIVYLSYLLVFVMWFILYKTSIGLNLRAVGENAKASNAMGISVYKVRYTWTFFGGLLAGAGGAYLTTAYAPFWLDGITAGRGWIAIALVIFAMWDPIKALLGAYLFGGINALQFQLQASGTTIPSAILNMLPYIVTFIVIVISSIIVKTRHIKPPKELGIPYVREEK
- a CDS encoding BMP family ABC transporter substrate-binding protein, which gives rise to MKRTFLFVLILALLMSMQLPNSLAKENGKIKVAFLYIGPHNDGGWSQAHDEGRQYLQKHLPYVITSYSENVPEGAPCEKVIRDYIHKGYKVIFGTSFGFMNSMYNVAKDYPNVIFEHCSGYKIRKNMGTYFGRMYQVDYLAGLVAGMMTKSNYIGFVAPFPIPEVVREIDAFTIGAREVNPKAKVHVIWTNSWFNPVKERSAAETFIANGADIIASGCDSPASIEAAKKAGIYAIAYDRDIHDKFPKTVLTSRAWNWGVFYVKVLKEVKNGTWKATRYWGGIETGIVKLGKFGDTVPEKVKKYVLKREQELKEGKFKVFAGPIYDQHGKLMVKKGQELPDKEKLSLQWFVEGVVGSIPH
- a CDS encoding TRAP transporter permease — translated: MEKKKKEENLELIESEAGSSIRLRNPDNLGFLGLLIKVASVFLAVFALWYNSFGVISELHQNAIFFSIIGFVGFILYPLSKKRAKQTLPIDTFLAFLVLVSGLYIVFFENTIHARNEVLILRDIIIGSIAVVLLIELSRRAAGIVIPLLAILFSAYALFLGKLMPPGMLSFRGIFYSTYIYRMYFTNDGIFGYIATIASTYVYLFILFAAFFLKSGAGDFIIDIAKALLGRSVGGPAKVAVLASGLMGSITGSSVANVVGTGSITIPLMKKIGFKPEFAGGVETAASVGGQMMPPIMGAGAFIMAQWTQIPYTTIIGKAFIPALMYYLGVLLNVHIRAKKSNLKPLDSEDIPSVKEVLKKGWHFLIPLAVLVFLLVSGYTPTYAAIISIVAVVVSSWIRKETRMGPKEIIDAMILGTRNMVGTGILLLVAGIIVGIITLTGLGITLSIMVTSLTSNSIFLLYLFTALAALFLGMGLPVTASYIVLAILIAPAFKMLGVGILAANMVVFWLAETANVTPPIALAAFAASGIAGSKPVPTAVEGFKLAKGLLLIPILFLYTDLLAGFNVHALIPMISGLFGLFGFTIFLEGYWGKHLNIFERSLFLIAGLLAYYPNYETDAIGVGLEITLFVYYWLASKKLKS